The Amycolatopsis sp. QT-25 genomic sequence AGCTGGACGCCAAGGCACTGCGGGACGCCTACCTCGTGCGCGCCTGCATGGAGGAGTTGACCGCGGAGTTGGCCGCATGCCGGCAGCGGGACGGTGAGCTGTCTCCAGCGAGCCTTCTCCGGCTCGTCGAACACGCTGATCTGGCTGGTCAAGCCACACAACGCGGAGACCTGGCCGCAGGTGTCCGACACAATCAGGCGTTCCATCAGTGCATCGCGACGCTCGCGGACAACCCGACAGCGTCAGCGGTTCTGGACCGAATCTGGGATCAGATCACCATTTCAACACGAGCCTCGCTGACCTCGCCTGCCAGGCCGGTCCGTGTAGACGACGAGCACCGTTGGTTGATCGAAGCGATCACGGCCGGTGATCCGCAGCAGGCTGCCGCTCACGCCCGTGAACACGTCCTCTCCACGATGTCCGTTCTTACCAAGCAAGGAGAAAAAGCGTGAGCAGGCAACACGACTATCGGGTCACAGTGCGCTGGACCGGCGACACCGGGGCTGGCTACCGCGATTACGAGCGGGGCCATGACGTGGTGGCGGAGGGCAAGCCGGTGTTGAAAGGCAGCGCCGACCCTTCGTTCCGTGGCACGCCCGAGCGGTGGAATCCGGAGGAGTTGCTGGTCGCCTCTCTGTCGGAGTGCCACATGCTCACTTTCCTGGCATTGTGCGCTCAGGCCGGCATCGGGGTGACCGGCTACATCGACGCCGCCAGCGGTGTGATGCGGGAAACGCCAGGCAACGGCGGCCGGTTCACCGAGGTCGTGCTGCGGCCGGTGGTAACCGTCGCCGACGCAGCTGCGATCGAGCGGGCCGAGGGGTTGCACAAGCAGGCGCACGACACGTGCTTCATCGCGAATTCGGTGAACTTTCCAGTCCGCCATGAGCCGACAACAGCGTGTGCCAGGCTGTCGCCGACCACGTCCTGAGTCACGCCATCGCGACGAGCACCTGCCGTGGGCCGGTATAGGCGGCCCGGCCGTGCATCGTGAGCCAGTTGTCGATGACGAGGACGTCACCGGGCTGCCAGCGAACCGGCCGGGCCAGCTCGTGGCAGACGCGGCGGATCCCGTCCAGATCCGCGGGATCGATGGCACTCCCGTCCCCGAACGACGCGTTGATGGGCAGATCGTCCTCTGCGAACACATTCAACATCGCCGCCCGGCTGGATTCGTCCAAATTGGACCAGTGCCACTGGTCGGCCTAGTTGAACCAGACCGGCTCCCCGGTGACCGGATGCGCCGCGACGGCGTTCCGGATATGCGTCACCCGCAACCCCCGTCGGGCTTCCACACGAACTCGGCCCCGCCTTCTCGCAGGAGTCGCATAACCTGTTCGGCGTCTTCCGTCTCGAAGGTGTCCTGCCACGACTTCCCGAACCCGGCACCATCGGGCAGGTTCTGCGTGTACCTGATGGTTCGTGCCAGGAAACAGGTTCTCACCTGCCTGGTCACCTCCTCGAGTAGACGTCGTCCGTCCGCCATGAGGGTTTCCCCGCCGACGGCGGCGGGAACGAGGCAGCAGAACATGAGGTAAGAAGGTGGAGACTTGGTGTAGGACAATTCGTTGTGCAACGTGATGGGGTACTCACTCGGATATTCGGTCGAGGTGTACACCCGGTCGGTCACCCGGCGCCGAGGAGAGTTTCCGTGCACATAGGAGACAAGCTCGGGCATGAAGGCGCGAGCGACGGCGTGGAACCGCGCCGCCGACCCGACCTCGAATCCGCGAAACAACACAGCACCCCGTTCGACGACGAGATCACGCACACCGAGCCGATGCCGATCCAGGTGCTCCATCAGATCGGGCGGCCGGACGTCGTCCGCCAGGATCACGGCCGGGCCAGTCGACGGCATCTGCCCGGCTACGCCACCCCGCCCATTGTCTGCCCTACGTCGGGAAGCGCCGGGTCCACCAGCTCGCCGACCACGATCGCGAACTCGGCATCCCTACTGGACCAAGAACTACCTGACCAGCGTAGACAGGGACAACGTCGCCAACGCCGACGAAGCCCTGCAACAGCGCTACCCCGACTACGACCCGATCTCCACCCTCCCCGAAACCGGCCGGCGATGGGTGGCACGACCAGCCCGCCAGGCGGGTCCCGGAGGGAACGTTCAGGCTCACGTGCGAGCTTGAAGCACCCCCTCCGCCGTACCGGCCGTTCGTGCCGGTCAGGACCGGTTGCCGGAAACGGCCCAGAAATTCCGAGTGGACAGTCAGGCTGCCCGGAAGCCAATCGGAGTGGGTCATTCGAACGGCATGCCTCTCGTCTGCATCCGGACCCATTCGCGTTGCACGCATCACGCGCCTCGGTGATCGGAAGTCGCGATCATCACTCGAAGGACGTGTGCCGTATAGCCCATGGCGGAACTCCAGCCAGCGTCAAGGACATCTGGACACCACCGCGCCGGCCACCCGTTGCCGTGGACCTCTTCCACCTTCATGCCGCGCTGGTGACCACGACCGGCGGCACGACGACCGTCTGGCTTGGTGTCGAACTCGGTGGTCTTGCCACCACTGGAGATTTCGCGGAGATGGTGGCGACACAGGGCGCGCGGCCGCAAGAGGTCCCCGGCGAGTTGAGCACCAGGTGCGTGGATACCGATGTATCGGGGCCGCTACCCGGGGAACACCTCGGGCACCAGGTCCAGTGCTCGTTGCCGCTCCTGCGGATCGCCCGCCGGAGCGGCGATCAAATCGGTCACACCCGCGTCGGCGTACCGGCGCAGTTCGGCGGCCACGGCCTCCTCGTCCCCGGCGACCACCGTGTCCCCCGGTCCGGACAGCCCGCCGCGATCGAGTGCCGCGCGATAGGCGGGCAACTCGTTGACGATGGCGAGGTCACGGGCGAAGTTCTCGCGCACGCCGTCGGGATCGGTGGTGACCGAAACGGGCACCGACATCACCACTCGTGCACCGTCACCGAGCCGCGGCACCAGGTAGTCGGCGACCAGGCGCGGCTGGAGCCACAGGCCGATGGTGCCGTCAGCCAGTTCGCGGGTCACCTCCAGCATGCGCGGGCCGAGCGCGGCGACCAGCACCGGCGGCTCGGGTGCGGTGATCGCCAGTTGCGTGTCGATGGTGAAGAACCGGCCCGAGTACTTGACATGCTCACCACGCAGCAGCGGGCGCAGGACCTCCAGGTACTCACGGGTGTGACGTGCGGGCGCCTCGTAGGGCAGTCCGAACTGGCCGGTCATCACCCATTCGTGGCTGGGGCCAATCCCCAGGGTGAACCTGCCGCCGGTGAGCGCCTGCGCGGTCAGCGCCTCGGTGGCCATCACCACCGGGTGGCGCGGGTAGGTCGGCACCACCGCGGTGCCCAGTTCCGGCGGGGAGTCCGGCATGGCGGCCAGCACGGCGATGGGGTCCCAGCCGCCGGGCTGCTGATTGGTCCACGCGCTGTGGTAACCGCGGGCCTTGGCCTTCGCGGCTTCCGCGGTGAGGTCGGCGGCGGTGAACGCGCCGGAGGTGACGAGGAGTTGTCCGATCCGCATACGCCCAGTCCAGCGTGAAACCCGCGGTCGAGCGAGATCCACTTCGCCCGTGCAGCGATAACATGTGGTGATCGATGGGGAGGGATGATGGAGCTGCGGGCGTTGCGGTACTTCGTCGCGGTCGCCGAGGAACTGCACTTCGGGCGCGCGGCCGAACGGCTGAGGATCGTGCAGCCCGCGGTCAGCCAGCAGGTCGCCCGGCTCGAACGGGAGCTGGGCACGCGGCTGTTCGACCGCACTTCGCGCACGGTCCGGCTGACCGAGTCCGGGCGTCGCGTGCTCGCCGCCGCCAGGGAAACCCTCGCCGCGGCCGAACACGTGCGCGCGGTGGTGCACGAGCCGAGCGACCTCGTGCGGATCGGCACCGCGGCCGGCCTCACCGCCCGGCTCGAACGCGGCATCGATGCGCTGCGCGAGCTGAACCCGGGGTTCGACCTGGTGCTGGTGGACCTTCCGGTGATCGAGCGTGTCCACGCCCTGCGGCGCGGCGAACTGGATCTGGCGCTGGTGCGGGGCCCGGTGTCGGCGCCCGGGGTGCGGGTGCTGCCGGTGTGGTCGGAGCCGCTGCACGCGGTGGTCTCCGCCCGGCACCCGGTCGCGGAGCGCGGCAGCGTCACCGTCGCCGAACTGGCCGATCACGTGCTGCGAGCCCCTTCGGACCCGCCACTGCACGAAGCCGTCACCGCGGCGCTGGGCAGCACTGGCACCCGCTTCGGCCGACCGGTGGGCACCGCACAGGACACCATCGTGGAAGTCGGCTCGGATCCGGGGAGTTGGGCGCTGATGCCCGCCACCGAGGTAGCCGCCATCGGCTCCACGCGCGTCCGCTCTCTGCCGCTGCTCCCGCCGATCACCATCACCGGCAACATCCTCACCCCGGACGACGACATACCACGCCAGTGCACACACGCCATCACGGCCGCCTTCGAAGACGCCTGACCCACTCGCGTCGTCAATGACAACAGCCACCTGAGGAAACAAGTTCGCGTGCTGACAAACGAGAACACCGAGCTGCAGAACAAACTCACTGCGGCACGAGACAACGTCAGGCACGCCGACGAACGCTTCGCCGCTCTCGAAGCCGAGCACGCGGCTACGGTGCTGACCTGATGCACGACCAGGACCACGGCCACTTCCACCCCGTCCGCTTCCACGCTGACGCCGTCTTCGTCGGCATGACCCCATCGACGGTCCTGAGTGGACAACTATGCTCGGCGAGGGGGCCGCGCTGCTCGGCAACGTCGTCAACGCGGCGGACCTGCGGGACGCGGTGGCGCCGCTGCTGAATGATCCGCAGCGGCGCAACGCCATGGCCGAGTGTGCGCTCGGGCTCGGGCGCCGGGACGCCGCTGATCGGCTCGTTGACGACGTCCTCGACGTCGCCGGGGAGCGCTGAGCGCTGGCGCCAGGATTTGTGGTCGCCCGGCACCGACTGCGCACCGGGGTAGCGAGCATGCTGCTGACCGCCGCCGAGGACATGTCACGGAAATGGGGTTGTGTACGACCGGAACTGACCACGACACGCACACGCAATGCCGCCCAGCACTTCCACCGGACGCTCGGCTACCACGAACCTGGGGCCGCTCTGGTTTCTCGACTCCGCGGTACTACTGCCGCTCATCCGTGACCGCCTGGCACCGGGTGGAAAGCTGGTGTTCTCCCATGCTCCCCCGGTTCCCGGAGCCTACGGAATTCATGGAATGTACGGCGCCGCGTTCGCCGAGGAACCCGTATGGATTTTCCGGTGGTCGCTCGAGCCCGACATGTGGTCCGAGCTGTTGCGCCGCAACGGCTTCGGAAACATCCGCACACGCCTCGAGACCGCTCTGAAATCTGGCGAGCCAGCAACGCTTATCGTCGAAGCCGAGCTGCGAGCCGGCTCGGCGAGAGTCGTCGCCGATGGCTGAGGGACATCGGCGTGGCTGAGCCGGCGGTACTGCGTCATGAACTGCTGCGTCGCGCCGAGATAGTCCGGGCCGCCGCCAGAAGCTGGTTCCCCGGTCTCCCACGCCGTAGCAGTGGAAGCGGATGAATGAGGCCGACGCGGACAACACCGACTTTCTGGAGGCTGTCCTCGACCGTCTCGGCTGGTCCGGCACAGACCTGGTGGGCTCGGCGGCCGCGCATGCGGCGTGGTTGATCGCCCAGCACGCTCCCGCCGAGTTTCGTACCCGCTGTGTTCCACTGCTCGCCGCCGCCGTCGACGCCGGGGCCATGCCCGGGCCCGTTTGCGTCGCGAAGGCTTCACACATGGCGCTGACCGGGCCGCTGGGCGCCCGATGTCGTCGGACACGATGGCGGCCATGACGTGTTCGACGTCCGATGACGTCTCCTCGATCGATGTCGTCTGCTACCCCCGATCGTCCAAGACAGGTATTCCACTCTCCGGAGACATGGATACCCCGGCCTCGGGTCAAGGCTATTTGCCGCCGATACCGTTCGCCGACGTCGGCACTCGGATCGGGCGTGTCCTGGAATGCTGGAGTGAATCGCCGGCCGTGAAAATCGAGCTGCGGAAAGAAGATCCGGTGATGGGGCCTATTCTGGCCCCGCCGGAATTCCGTTTCGCCGCCGGTCAGGTGTAGTACCCGGCCAACGGCACACGGGCCTCGTGAGACATAACCGTGAGTTCGGAGGTCCCTCGTCGGGGACGCGAGGCTCCGATCCGCCCAGGACCAGGGCATCCCCACTCCTTTGGGTGCCATCTGCCGTTCTGACCCGACTTCAGCTTCCGTGAACCGATCGGCGCCGCGCCGTCCGAGTTCCGCGCCTCTGCCGCGTCGTTGTAAACCACGCTGCCCAGCACCCATTCCCGACCCTCGTCGTTCGCGGAGCCGGCCCCTGCCCACCGAGGCCGGGGTTGCGGTGACCTCACGTGGGGTGGATCAGGCGGCTTTCATAGGCGAAGATCACGGCCTGGATCCGGTCGCGGAGTTCGAGTTTTTGCAGGATCCGTCCCAGGTGCGACTTCACGGTCGCCTCCGCGAGGTACAGGGTCGCCGCGATTTCGGAGTTGGACAGACCGGCGCCCACTTGGACGAGCACCTCGTGCTCACGAGCGCTGAGCCGGCTCAGCCGCTCGTCGCGTTCGGTGCCACCCTCCGGAATGTGCGGGCGGAACTTCACCAGCAGACGATGGGTGATCCGCGGAGAGATTACCGCGTCGCCCACGGCAATGTGGCGGATCGCGGTGAGCAGTTCCTCGGGCCGGGTGTTCTTCAGCAGGAAACCCGAGGCTCCCGCCTTGAGCCCGGCGAAGGCGTACTCGTCGAGGTCGAAGGTGGTGAGGATCAGCACCCGGGTTCGCGGGCAGCTCCTGACGATCCGCCGGGTCGCCTCGATCCCGTCGGTCCCGGGCATCCGGACGTCCATGAGAACTATGTCGGGACGCAGTTCCCGGGCGAGGCGGATGGCTTGGGCGCCGTCTTCGGCTTCGCCGACCGCCGCCATGTCTGGCTGGGCTTCCAGAACCGTGCTGAAGGCCAAGCGGAGCAGCGCTTCGTCGTCGGCGATCAGGACGCGGATCGTCACGCGGACACCGCCTCGCTGCCGACGAGGAACAGGCGGGTGTGGACGCCCCAGCCACCGTCCGGGAGCGGCCCGGCCCGCAACGTCCCCCCGTAGGCGGCCGCGCGCTCTCGCATGCCGGTGATGCCGTGGCCGGACCGGCCGGCGGCGAGGGATGGCGGGCGGGGTCCAGTGTCGGTGACGTCCACGGTGAGGGACTCGGTCGAGCACTCGATCCGGACCTTCGCCTGAGTGCCGGCGGGGGTGTGCTTGAGGGTGTTGGTCACGGCTTCCTGGACCAGGCGGTAGACGGCCAGTTGCGCGGTGGCGGGTACGTGGGCGTGACCGCCGTGGATGTCGATACGGGTCGGCAGTCCGGCGGCGCACATCTGGTCGGCAAGGGTCGTCAGCTGGGCGATCCCGGGCAACGGGTGGCGCAGCGCGTCCGGCTCGCCGGCGCGCAGAACGCCCAGGGAACGCCGCATGTCGGTCAAGGCCTGCCTGCCCGTCTCGGAGATCCGGAGCATCGCGGTGGTCGCCTTGCCGGGCGACCGGTGCTGTGCGTAGACGGCGGCGTCGGTGAGCGCGACCATGACCGACAGGTTGTGGGTGACGATGTCGTGCATCTCCCGGGTGATCCGGGTCCGCTCTTCGGCGACAGCCACCCGCGCCTGCTGATCGTGGTCCCGCTCCAAGCGCACGGCGCGTTCCTCGACGGCCGCGAGGTAGGCACGGTTGATCCGCACATGCACACCGAGGACACCAACCGCGACGATCATCGCGGTGACCGCGACGAACGGGGTGAGGAACGCGCCGTCGGTGGCCCAGCGCAGGCAAGCCAGCAGCCCCCCGACCTCCAGAACTGCCCCGGCCACCAAGGTATCGCGCAGGCCCGCGCGCACGGCCACCGTGTACAGCGCCACCAGCAGGGCGATGTCCGCCGGTAGCTGGACGTCCAGTAGCCACTGGACCGAGGCCGCGGCCGCCACGGTGGCGAACACCGTACGTGGAGCCCGGTGCCGCCACATCAGGGGCAGCAGGAGAACGACGGTCAAGGTCACGGCCACCGGCAGTTCCCGCAGCGGCCGGGTGGTCACGACGTTGAGCAGGAGCAGCGACGGCAGCAGCGAACTCCGCACCGCCGGCGGCAGCAGGGAAGCTCGGCGCCAGGCGGATTTCGCCAGTTGCACCGGCCAGAAGGCTGTTCTCGCGGAGCGCACCGGGTGATCGTAGGCCGCGGGCACCGCCACGCACATGAGCCCGGCGTCTGACCGCGTCCGGCCGGATTGCGACCTGAGGAGGAGTTCCACTACCTCCTGCGGTCGCAACCGAGCCGTCGATCCACCTACCTTGCTTGCCACTCCCGTCGCACAGCACGTGCTGCGGATTGCGCTCCCGGTAGCCCGTGCTGACGACCCGGGAGCGATGTGGTCGTGCCCACCCGGCAACGACGATGGCCGGGTGACCGAGATCATCACGGGACTGGACCTGTCCCTCCTGGAAATCCTTGCCTTGCTCGGTGCCGTCGCGCTGGTGATGGCGCGCTGGCTTCCGCCGGCCGCCCGCTCCCGTGCCACGACCGCGGCGGGGGCGGTACTCCTGGCGTCCGCGATCACGCTGACCGCGACGGGGATCCGCTGGCAGATGCTGCCGGTACTGGCAGGCGCCGTCCTCGCGGCGCCGTTCGCCTTCTCCTCCTCGTTGCGACGTCGTACCGGCCGGCCGGTACGACGGACCCGCTGGTGGCTCGCTTTGCCGGGATCGATGGCCTGTGCCGGGCTGATCACCGCGGGCGCCGTGGCCGCCTGGGCCTTTCCCGTCCCCGTGTTCCCCGTTCCCTCGGGGGCATTCGCGGTCGGTACCCGCATGCTGCAGTGGACCGACTCGCTCCGCCCCGAGACCTTCACCGCCGATCCGCTCGACCGGCGCACTGTCGTGGTCCAGCTTTGGTACCCCGCCCAGAAGAGTCCCACTAACACACCGCAGGCCCCGTACCTCGGACGCACGGAGGACGAAGCACGCACCGTCTCCGAAGCCCTCGCCCGCGCAACCGGCCTGCCAGGGTTTCTCTTGGACGACATTCCGCGTGCCCGCACCCGTTCGGTCTTCGGCGCCCCGGTCGCCCGTGAAGGAGGACGGTTCCCGATCGTGCTGTTCTCCCCCGGATCCAGCGGAGTTCGCACCCAGAACACGGCGTGGGCAGAGGAGCTGGCCAGCCACGGCTACGTGGTCGCCGCCCTCGACCACCCGTACGACTCCGCCGCCGTCGTCCTCGCCGACGGCCGGACGATCACCACCGAGACCGTCTCCAGCGGCGACCGGGAAAGGGACGAGGAACTCGCGGCCGGCTGGACCGCGGTGCGGGCCGCAGACCTCATCTCCGTCCTCACCCGGCTGGCCGATCTGGACCGGGCTGACGGCGCCGACCCGCTGACCGGACGCCTGGACACCGGCCGGGTCGCCGCGGCCGGTCACTCCCTGGGGGGCGCCGCTGCCTTGCAGGCCGTCCGGCAGGACCGCCGGTTCACGGCCGTCATCGATCTGGACGGCTACCCGCACGGCCCGGTATCGCCCGCCCTGGACCGGCCCGCGCTCGCGCTCACCCAGGCCATCACCCCGGACACCGACCCGCGCTACTTGCCCCGCCTCACCGAGGTGCTCGAGCGCAGTATGGCGACGAGCTATCGGCTCACCATCCCCGGCGCGGCCCACCTCACGTTCACGGACGGACCACTGTACCTGCCGCCGGTGCCGTCGATAGTCGGTTCCCTGGGCCGCACCGAAAGCTCACGTGTCGTCACCGCGGCCACTCTCGCCTTCCTCAACACCGTTCTCCGAGGCGTCTCCACCGACCTGTCCAGCGTGTTCGAGGCCTACGGCGACCTCAACATCCACCACCCGAACACCACCCGATGACCGGCGCCGGTCATCATCCCCGGCCCCGCCGTCGCCGTGCCACCTGACCAGTGGCGCGATGGCCTGGTGATCAGCATCGAGAAGACCAGTGACGTACCTGACCTCGAAGTCTTTCTCCCACAACGAGGCTGGGCACAATGGACTCCCGGGTGAGCACGGTCGACCGGATGCTCGACCGCGGCTGTGGCCTCCTCGATCTGATCGAGTTCCTCCGGGCACGCGAAACGTTTCAGCTGTCTCCGCTGTGAGCTTCCCCCGGTTGTCCGGACACCTCACCTGAGGTGACCGCCGGTCGCCAGGGAGAATGTTCTGGTGCCTGCACCACACCCGCCTGAGTTTCGTCAGCGTGCCGTCGAGCTGG encodes the following:
- a CDS encoding histidine kinase → MRSARTAFWPVQLAKSAWRRASLLPPAVRSSLLPSLLLLNVVTTRPLRELPVAVTLTVVLLLPLMWRHRAPRTVFATVAAAASVQWLLDVQLPADIALLVALYTVAVRAGLRDTLVAGAVLEVGGLLACLRWATDGAFLTPFVAVTAMIVAVGVLGVHVRINRAYLAAVEERAVRLERDHDQQARVAVAEERTRITREMHDIVTHNLSVMVALTDAAVYAQHRSPGKATTAMLRISETGRQALTDMRRSLGVLRAGEPDALRHPLPGIAQLTTLADQMCAAGLPTRIDIHGGHAHVPATAQLAVYRLVQEAVTNTLKHTPAGTQAKVRIECSTESLTVDVTDTGPRPPSLAAGRSGHGITGMRERAAAYGGTLRAGPLPDGGWGVHTRLFLVGSEAVSA
- a CDS encoding TauD/TfdA family dioxygenase; translation: MPSTGPAVILADDVRPPDLMEHLDRHRLGVRDLVVERGAVLFRGFEVGSAARFHAVARAFMPELVSYVHGNSPRRRVTDRVYTSTEYPSEYPITLHNELSYTKSPPSYLMFCCLVPAAVGGETLMADGRRLLEEVTRQVRTCFLARTIRYTQNLPDGAGFGKSWQDTFETEDAEQVMRLLREGGAEFVWKPDGGCG
- a CDS encoding response regulator transcription factor; amino-acid sequence: MTIRVLIADDEALLRLAFSTVLEAQPDMAAVGEAEDGAQAIRLARELRPDIVLMDVRMPGTDGIEATRRIVRSCPRTRVLILTTFDLDEYAFAGLKAGASGFLLKNTRPEELLTAIRHIAVGDAVISPRITHRLLVKFRPHIPEGGTERDERLSRLSAREHEVLVQVGAGLSNSEIAATLYLAEATVKSHLGRILQKLELRDRIQAVIFAYESRLIHPT
- a CDS encoding TauD/TfdA family dioxygenase, translating into MLNVFAEDDLPINASFGDGSAIDPADLDGIRRVCHELARPVRWQPGDVLVIDNWLTMHGRAAYTGPRQVLVAMA
- a CDS encoding TIGR03564 family F420-dependent LLM class oxidoreductase; the protein is MRIGQLLVTSGAFTAADLTAEAAKAKARGYHSAWTNQQPGGWDPIAVLAAMPDSPPELGTAVVPTYPRHPVVMATEALTAQALTGGRFTLGIGPSHEWVMTGQFGLPYEAPARHTREYLEVLRPLLRGEHVKYSGRFFTIDTQLAITAPEPPVLVAALGPRMLEVTRELADGTIGLWLQPRLVADYLVPRLGDGARVVMSVPVSVTTDPDGVRENFARDLAIVNELPAYRAALDRGGLSGPGDTVVAGDEEAVAAELRRYADAGVTDLIAAPAGDPQERQRALDLVPEVFPG
- a CDS encoding GntR family transcriptional regulator, translated to MDVYEAVRHLIVLGTYPAGQPVAEVELCERLGVSRTPVREALRRLESDGLVQAARRGVTVVELDAKALRDAYLVRACMEELTAELAACRQRDGELSPASLLRLVEHADLAGQATQRGDLAAGVRHNQAFHQCIATLADNPTASAVLDRIWDQITISTRASLTSPARPVRVDDEHRWLIEAITAGDPQQAAAHAREHVLSTMSVLTKQGEKA
- a CDS encoding LysR family transcriptional regulator; the encoded protein is MMELRALRYFVAVAEELHFGRAAERLRIVQPAVSQQVARLERELGTRLFDRTSRTVRLTESGRRVLAAARETLAAAEHVRAVVHEPSDLVRIGTAAGLTARLERGIDALRELNPGFDLVLVDLPVIERVHALRRGELDLALVRGPVSAPGVRVLPVWSEPLHAVVSARHPVAERGSVTVAELADHVLRAPSDPPLHEAVTAALGSTGTRFGRPVGTAQDTIVEVGSDPGSWALMPATEVAAIGSTRVRSLPLLPPITITGNILTPDDDIPRQCTHAITAAFEDA
- a CDS encoding OsmC family protein, giving the protein MSRQHDYRVTVRWTGDTGAGYRDYERGHDVVAEGKPVLKGSADPSFRGTPERWNPEELLVASLSECHMLTFLALCAQAGIGVTGYIDAASGVMRETPGNGGRFTEVVLRPVVTVADAAAIERAEGLHKQAHDTCFIANSVNFPVRHEPTTACARLSPTTS